In Coriobacteriia bacterium, a genomic segment contains:
- a CDS encoding ABC transporter ATP-binding protein → MSLLSVKGVTKRFGGLTAVDSVSFDVFEGTIKALIGPNGAGKSTLFNTLTGFDKPDEGSVLFDGVETVGRKPRDVVRAGLARTFQNTQLFDGMTAAENVMVGAHAHQRRGFVAAALRLPASIAEDRDAAAEAGRLLRLIGIDEWADATAGDLPSGIRRLLEIARALATQPRMLLLDEPAAGLNATETAELVQTLYRVRDSGITVLIVEHDMGLVMEVSDEIVVIDRGSKIAEGPPRMIQKDPAVIAAYLGEEAENE, encoded by the coding sequence ATGAGCCTGCTTTCGGTGAAGGGCGTCACGAAGCGATTCGGTGGCCTCACGGCTGTCGATTCAGTCTCGTTCGACGTGTTCGAAGGCACCATCAAGGCCCTGATCGGCCCCAACGGAGCCGGCAAGTCGACGCTGTTCAACACGCTTACCGGATTCGACAAGCCCGATGAGGGCTCGGTCCTCTTCGATGGCGTCGAGACGGTTGGGCGCAAGCCTCGCGACGTCGTGCGGGCCGGACTCGCGCGCACCTTCCAGAACACCCAGCTCTTCGATGGGATGACTGCGGCCGAGAACGTCATGGTCGGCGCTCACGCGCACCAGCGCAGGGGCTTCGTGGCCGCGGCGCTTCGCCTGCCCGCTTCGATCGCCGAGGATCGCGACGCCGCTGCCGAGGCAGGACGGCTGCTGCGCCTCATCGGCATCGACGAGTGGGCGGATGCGACCGCCGGTGATCTGCCTTCCGGAATCCGCCGGCTGCTCGAGATCGCACGGGCGCTCGCGACCCAGCCGCGGATGCTGCTGCTCGATGAGCCGGCCGCAGGTTTGAACGCGACAGAGACCGCTGAACTCGTGCAGACGCTGTACCGCGTTCGTGACAGCGGAATCACGGTGCTGATCGTTGAGCACGACATGGGCCTGGTCATGGAGGTTTCCGACGAGATCGTCGTCATCGACCGTGGGTCCAAGATCGCGGAGGGCCCGCCGCGCATGATCCAGAAGGACCCAGCGGTCATCGCCGCGTATCTCGGCGAGGAGGCCGAGAATGAGTAG
- a CDS encoding branched-chain amino acid ABC transporter permease, protein AALGAVAGLAVAPLTQTAFDVGAGIGVKGFAAAILGGLGNPVAAVGGGLVLGLLESMTAGYINPLYKDAVALVVLLGVLFVRPQGLFGGSGREKV, encoded by the coding sequence GCGGCGTTGGGTGCCGTGGCCGGCCTCGCGGTCGCGCCCCTTACCCAGACGGCGTTTGATGTGGGTGCGGGTATCGGCGTGAAAGGTTTCGCCGCAGCAATCCTCGGCGGTCTGGGCAACCCTGTCGCGGCCGTTGGCGGCGGGCTCGTACTTGGACTGTTGGAGAGCATGACGGCCGGCTACATCAATCCGCTCTACAAGGACGCCGTAGCGCTTGTCGTGCTGCTCGGCGTTCTCTTCGTGCGACCACAGGGCCTCTTCGGCGGGTCGGGGAGGGAGAAGGTCTGA
- a CDS encoding ABC transporter ATP-binding protein, which produces MSRSPLLRLEGVHAGYGRAAVLHGVDLDVAEGEVVALIGANGAGKSTLLKTVVGLLTPSKGSVTLAGTSIAGERPERLVRRGVALVPEGRLLFGPMTVAENLDLGSYALPSRSRSVRAKELRDKVHTLFPVLEERAAQPAETLSGGEQQMLAVGRALMSSPRLLLLDEPSLGLAPKVIAEIFSALEVLRADGVTILLVEQDARLALKHADRGSVMRTGKVVLEGTSAELLADESVRTIYLGSWQSDGSH; this is translated from the coding sequence ATGAGTAGATCGCCGCTCCTGCGCCTTGAAGGTGTTCATGCGGGTTACGGCCGCGCAGCCGTCCTGCACGGGGTCGACCTCGACGTCGCCGAGGGCGAGGTCGTGGCGCTTATCGGGGCGAACGGCGCGGGCAAGTCGACGCTGCTCAAGACAGTTGTCGGGCTGCTCACGCCGTCCAAAGGTAGCGTCACGCTGGCGGGGACAAGCATCGCTGGCGAGCGTCCCGAACGCCTCGTGCGTCGCGGGGTCGCGCTGGTGCCCGAGGGCCGCCTGCTCTTCGGTCCGATGACCGTCGCCGAGAACCTCGACCTGGGGTCCTACGCGCTGCCGTCTCGTTCGCGTTCTGTGCGTGCGAAGGAGCTGCGGGACAAGGTGCACACCCTGTTCCCGGTACTCGAGGAGCGCGCGGCGCAGCCTGCGGAGACGCTTTCCGGTGGCGAGCAGCAGATGCTTGCTGTGGGGCGCGCGCTCATGAGCTCACCGCGGCTGCTGCTGCTCGATGAGCCGTCGCTGGGCCTCGCTCCCAAGGTCATCGCGGAGATATTCTCGGCGCTTGAGGTCCTGAGGGCCGACGGGGTGACCATCCTGCTCGTCGAGCAGGACGCGCGACTCGCCCTCAAGCATGCGGACCGCGGTTCGGTCATGCGCACGGGCAAGGTGGTACTCGAAGGGACTTCGGCCGAGCTTCTGGCCGATGAATCGGTGCGCACGATCTATCTCGGGTCGTGGCAATCGGATGGGAGTCACTAG
- a CDS encoding branched-chain amino acid ABC transporter permease has protein sequence MRSRAVRMGVVIAVAGLVAALPFIVADRFLIKVFTYAGLNVIVVTGLALLFGYAGQVSLGHAAFVGLGAYTCAILTTTLHVPWPLAFAAAGVVAGIGGLLLALPSLRLKGHYLAMASLGFGELMTLAFVEAVPLTHGVDGFTGIPLPKIGAMTLKAPAELYWLVWGVAGVALLLASNVVSLRPGRVMRAIHGSELGASAAGVDIVGVKVRAFVVSAVLAGLSGALYASVIGFISPSVFTLGASVAFLAMAVIGGSSSLAGPFAAAILLTLIQYLDAIVPGMSRETAQLVQTYESDVYGLAIVLIVLFAPGGVGALLRARRKGAS, from the coding sequence ATGCGGTCGCGCGCAGTTCGTATGGGAGTCGTTATCGCTGTCGCGGGGCTGGTGGCGGCGTTGCCCTTCATCGTGGCCGATCGGTTCCTCATCAAAGTGTTCACCTATGCCGGGCTCAACGTCATCGTGGTGACGGGGCTGGCGCTGTTGTTCGGCTACGCCGGTCAGGTCTCGCTCGGGCACGCGGCTTTCGTGGGGCTTGGTGCATACACCTGCGCGATCCTCACCACCACCCTGCACGTGCCGTGGCCGCTGGCGTTCGCTGCCGCGGGCGTGGTGGCCGGTATCGGCGGGCTCCTTCTTGCGCTGCCGAGCCTGCGGCTCAAGGGACACTACCTCGCGATGGCGTCACTGGGGTTCGGTGAGCTGATGACGCTCGCGTTCGTCGAGGCCGTTCCGCTGACGCACGGGGTGGACGGCTTCACGGGGATCCCGTTGCCCAAGATCGGCGCGATGACCCTCAAGGCTCCGGCCGAGCTCTACTGGCTGGTCTGGGGTGTCGCCGGCGTCGCCCTGTTGCTCGCGTCCAACGTCGTGTCGCTGCGACCGGGTCGCGTCATGCGTGCGATCCACGGCAGCGAGCTCGGTGCCTCTGCGGCGGGCGTGGACATCGTGGGCGTCAAGGTGCGCGCTTTCGTCGTCTCGGCCGTGCTGGCCGGCCTCTCCGGCGCGCTCTACGCATCGGTCATCGGGTTCATCTCGCCGAGCGTATTCACCCTTGGTGCGTCGGTAGCGTTTCTGGCGATGGCGGTCATCGGTGGCTCGAGCTCGCTCGCAGGTCCGTTCGCCGCTGCTATCCTGCTCACGCTCATCCAGTACCTCGACGCGATCGTGCCGGGTATGTCCAGGGAGACTGCACAGCTGGTTCAGACGTACGAGTCGGACGTCTACGGACTCGCTATCGTCCTCATCGTCCTCTTCGCTCCCGGTGGGGTAGGGGCCCTCCTTCGAGCGCGCCGGAAGGGGGCCAGCTGA